The proteins below are encoded in one region of Saccopteryx leptura isolate mSacLep1 chromosome 1, mSacLep1_pri_phased_curated, whole genome shotgun sequence:
- the SLC22A6 gene encoding solute carrier family 22 member 6 isoform X1 — MAFNDLLKQLGGVGRFQQIQVTLVILPLLMTASHNMLQNFVAAIPTHHCRQPAHANLSEDGQLEAWLPRDGQGQPASCLRFTTPQWGPPFPNGTEANRTAATEPCTEGWIYDNSTFPSTIVTEWDLVCSYRALRQLAQSLYMAGVLLGAMVFGYLADRSSEDPPPRTSPRASTPPPTQPGPWSSLLHRLGRRKVLILTCLQLAVAGTCAAFAPNFHIFCAFRFLSGMSVAGITLNSVTLNMEWMPIHTRAYLSTMTGYVYSLGQIVLAGLAYAMPHWRHLQLLVSVPFFAFFIYCCFIIESARWHFSSGRLDLTLKVLKRVAWINGKRDEGAKLSLEVLQASLHKEQTTGKGRASAMELLRCPALRRLFLCLSVLWFATSFAYYGVAMDLQGFGVSIYLIQIIFGAVDLPAKLVGFLITNFVGRRPAQMASLLLAGICILINGVVPKVQTTVRTFLAVLGKGCLAASFNGMLLYTGELYPTVIRQTGLGMGSTMARVGSIISPLVSMTAELHPSVPFFIFGIVAMAASIVTLLLPETLGRPLPDTVQDMENRRGRKLQEEQQKQMVPLQSSAQKRID, encoded by the exons ATGGCCTTCAATGACCTCCTAAAGCAGTTGGGGGGCGTCGGCCGCTTCCAGCAGATCCAAGTCACTCTGGTGATCCTCCCCCTGCTCATGACAGCCTCCCACAACATGCTCCAGAACTTCGTCGCCGCCATCCCCACCCACCACTGCCGCCAGCCTGCCCACGCCAACCTCAGCGAGGACGGGCAGCTGGAGGCCTGGCTGCCCCGGGACGGGCAGGGGCAGCCTGCGTCCTGCCTCCGCTTCACCACCCCACAGTGGGGACCGCCCTTCCCCAACGGCACTGAGGCCAACCGCACAGCAGCGACAGAGCCCTGTACCGAGGGCTGGATCTACGACAATAGCACCTTCCCTTCCACCATCGTGACCGAG TGGGACCTTGTGTGTTCTTACCGGGCCTTACGCCAGCTGGCTCAGTCCTTGTACATGGCAGGGGTGCTTCTTGGAGCCATGGTATTTGGGTACCTGGCAGACAG GTCCTCAGAAGACCCCCCTCCCAGGACCTCGCCCAGGgccagcacccctccccctacccaGCCGGGCCCCTGGTCCTCCCtcctccacaggctgggccgcaGGAAGGTGCTGATCTTGACCTGCCTGCAGCTAGCTGTGGCAGGGACCTGTGCTGCCTTCGCTCCCAACTTCCACATCTTCTGTGCCTTCCGGTTCCTCTCGGGCATGTCGGTGGCTGGCATCACCCTCAACAGTGTGACCCTGA ATATGGAGTGGATGCCCATCCACACGCGGGCTTACTTGAGCACCATGACTGGCTACGTCTACAGCCTGGGCCAGATCGTCCTGGCCGGCCTGGCCTACGCCATGCCCCACTGGCGCCACCTGCAGCTGCTGGTCTCCGTGCCTTTTTTCGCCTTCTTCATCTACTGCTG CTTCATCATCGAGTCCGCCCGATGGCACTTCTCCTCCGGGAGGCTGGACCTCACCCTCAAGGTCCTGAAGAGAGTGGCCTGGATCAATGGAAAGCGGGATGAGGGGGCCAAGCTCAGTCTGGAG GTCCTCCAGGCCAGCCTGCATAAGGAGCAGACCACAGGCAAAGGTCGGGCCTCGGCCATGGAACTGCTGCGCTGCCCAGCCTTGCGCCgcctcttcctctgcctctccgTGCTGTG GTTCGCCACTAGCTTTGCCTACTACGGGGTGGCCATGGACCTGCAAGGCTTTGGGGTTAGCATCTACCTAATCCAGATCATCTTCGGAGCTGTGGACCTGCCTGCCAAGCTTGTGGGCTTCCTCATCACCAACTTCGTGGGCCGCCGGCCTGCCCAGATGGCCTCCTTGCTCCTGGCTGGCATCTGCATCCTGATCAATGGGGTCGTCCCCAAGG ttCAGACCACAGTCCGAACCTTCCTCGCCGTGCTGGGGAAGGGCTGCCTGGCTGCCTCCTTCAACGGCATGTTACTGTACACTGGGGAGCTGTACCCCACCGTGATACG GCAGACGGGCCTGGGAATGGGCAGCACCATGGCCCGAGTGGGCAGCATCATAAGCCCACTGGTGAGCATGACCGCTGAGCTCCACCCCTCCGTGCCTTTCTTTATCTTCGGCATTGTCGCCATGGCTGCCAGCATTGTCACTCTCCTCCTGCCGGAGACCCTGGGCCGTCCACTGCCAGACACAGTGCAGGACATGGAAAACAG GAGGGGAAGGAAACTGCAGGAAGAGCAGCAGAAACAGATGGTCCCGCTCCAGTCCTCGGCACAGAAGAGAATAGACTGA
- the SLC22A6 gene encoding solute carrier family 22 member 6 isoform X2, translating to MAFNDLLKQLGGVGRFQQIQVTLVILPLLMTASHNMLQNFVAAIPTHHCRQPAHANLSEDGQLEAWLPRDGQGQPASCLRFTTPQWGPPFPNGTEANRTAATEPCTEGWIYDNSTFPSTIVTEWDLVCSYRALRQLAQSLYMAGVLLGAMVFGYLADRSSEDPPPRTSPRASTPPPTQPGPWSSLLHRLGRRKVLILTCLQLAVAGTCAAFAPNFHIFCAFRFLSGMSVAGITLNSVTLNMEWMPIHTRAYLSTMTGYVYSLGQIVLAGLAYAMPHWRHLQLLVSVPFFAFFIYCCFIIESARWHFSSGRLDLTLKVLKRVAWINGKRDEGAKLSLEVLQASLHKEQTTGKGRASAMELLRCPALRRLFLCLSVLWFATSFAYYGVAMDLQGFGVSIYLIQIIFGAVDLPAKLVGFLITNFVGRRPAQMASLLLAGICILINGVVPKVQTTVRTFLAVLGKGCLAASFNGMLLYTGELYPTVIRQTGLGMGSTMARVGSIISPLVSMTAELHPSVPFFIFGIVAMAASIVTLLLPETLGRPLPDTVQDMENRGRKLQEEQQKQMVPLQSSAQKRID from the exons ATGGCCTTCAATGACCTCCTAAAGCAGTTGGGGGGCGTCGGCCGCTTCCAGCAGATCCAAGTCACTCTGGTGATCCTCCCCCTGCTCATGACAGCCTCCCACAACATGCTCCAGAACTTCGTCGCCGCCATCCCCACCCACCACTGCCGCCAGCCTGCCCACGCCAACCTCAGCGAGGACGGGCAGCTGGAGGCCTGGCTGCCCCGGGACGGGCAGGGGCAGCCTGCGTCCTGCCTCCGCTTCACCACCCCACAGTGGGGACCGCCCTTCCCCAACGGCACTGAGGCCAACCGCACAGCAGCGACAGAGCCCTGTACCGAGGGCTGGATCTACGACAATAGCACCTTCCCTTCCACCATCGTGACCGAG TGGGACCTTGTGTGTTCTTACCGGGCCTTACGCCAGCTGGCTCAGTCCTTGTACATGGCAGGGGTGCTTCTTGGAGCCATGGTATTTGGGTACCTGGCAGACAG GTCCTCAGAAGACCCCCCTCCCAGGACCTCGCCCAGGgccagcacccctccccctacccaGCCGGGCCCCTGGTCCTCCCtcctccacaggctgggccgcaGGAAGGTGCTGATCTTGACCTGCCTGCAGCTAGCTGTGGCAGGGACCTGTGCTGCCTTCGCTCCCAACTTCCACATCTTCTGTGCCTTCCGGTTCCTCTCGGGCATGTCGGTGGCTGGCATCACCCTCAACAGTGTGACCCTGA ATATGGAGTGGATGCCCATCCACACGCGGGCTTACTTGAGCACCATGACTGGCTACGTCTACAGCCTGGGCCAGATCGTCCTGGCCGGCCTGGCCTACGCCATGCCCCACTGGCGCCACCTGCAGCTGCTGGTCTCCGTGCCTTTTTTCGCCTTCTTCATCTACTGCTG CTTCATCATCGAGTCCGCCCGATGGCACTTCTCCTCCGGGAGGCTGGACCTCACCCTCAAGGTCCTGAAGAGAGTGGCCTGGATCAATGGAAAGCGGGATGAGGGGGCCAAGCTCAGTCTGGAG GTCCTCCAGGCCAGCCTGCATAAGGAGCAGACCACAGGCAAAGGTCGGGCCTCGGCCATGGAACTGCTGCGCTGCCCAGCCTTGCGCCgcctcttcctctgcctctccgTGCTGTG GTTCGCCACTAGCTTTGCCTACTACGGGGTGGCCATGGACCTGCAAGGCTTTGGGGTTAGCATCTACCTAATCCAGATCATCTTCGGAGCTGTGGACCTGCCTGCCAAGCTTGTGGGCTTCCTCATCACCAACTTCGTGGGCCGCCGGCCTGCCCAGATGGCCTCCTTGCTCCTGGCTGGCATCTGCATCCTGATCAATGGGGTCGTCCCCAAGG ttCAGACCACAGTCCGAACCTTCCTCGCCGTGCTGGGGAAGGGCTGCCTGGCTGCCTCCTTCAACGGCATGTTACTGTACACTGGGGAGCTGTACCCCACCGTGATACG GCAGACGGGCCTGGGAATGGGCAGCACCATGGCCCGAGTGGGCAGCATCATAAGCCCACTGGTGAGCATGACCGCTGAGCTCCACCCCTCCGTGCCTTTCTTTATCTTCGGCATTGTCGCCATGGCTGCCAGCATTGTCACTCTCCTCCTGCCGGAGACCCTGGGCCGTCCACTGCCAGACACAGTGCAGGACATGGAAAACAG GGGAAGGAAACTGCAGGAAGAGCAGCAGAAACAGATGGTCCCGCTCCAGTCCTCGGCACAGAAGAGAATAGACTGA
- the SLC22A6 gene encoding solute carrier family 22 member 6 isoform X4 encodes MAFNDLLKQLGGVGRFQQIQVTLVILPLLMTASHNMLQNFVAAIPTHHCRQPAHANLSEDGQLEAWLPRDGQGQPASCLRFTTPQWGPPFPNGTEANRTAATEPCTEGWIYDNSTFPSTIVTEWDLVCSYRALRQLAQSLYMAGVLLGAMVFGYLADRLGRRKVLILTCLQLAVAGTCAAFAPNFHIFCAFRFLSGMSVAGITLNSVTLNMEWMPIHTRAYLSTMTGYVYSLGQIVLAGLAYAMPHWRHLQLLVSVPFFAFFIYCCFIIESARWHFSSGRLDLTLKVLKRVAWINGKRDEGAKLSLEVLQASLHKEQTTGKGRASAMELLRCPALRRLFLCLSVLWFATSFAYYGVAMDLQGFGVSIYLIQIIFGAVDLPAKLVGFLITNFVGRRPAQMASLLLAGICILINGVVPKVQTTVRTFLAVLGKGCLAASFNGMLLYTGELYPTVIRQTGLGMGSTMARVGSIISPLVSMTAELHPSVPFFIFGIVAMAASIVTLLLPETLGRPLPDTVQDMENRGRKLQEEQQKQMVPLQSSAQKRID; translated from the exons ATGGCCTTCAATGACCTCCTAAAGCAGTTGGGGGGCGTCGGCCGCTTCCAGCAGATCCAAGTCACTCTGGTGATCCTCCCCCTGCTCATGACAGCCTCCCACAACATGCTCCAGAACTTCGTCGCCGCCATCCCCACCCACCACTGCCGCCAGCCTGCCCACGCCAACCTCAGCGAGGACGGGCAGCTGGAGGCCTGGCTGCCCCGGGACGGGCAGGGGCAGCCTGCGTCCTGCCTCCGCTTCACCACCCCACAGTGGGGACCGCCCTTCCCCAACGGCACTGAGGCCAACCGCACAGCAGCGACAGAGCCCTGTACCGAGGGCTGGATCTACGACAATAGCACCTTCCCTTCCACCATCGTGACCGAG TGGGACCTTGTGTGTTCTTACCGGGCCTTACGCCAGCTGGCTCAGTCCTTGTACATGGCAGGGGTGCTTCTTGGAGCCATGGTATTTGGGTACCTGGCAGACAG gctgggccgcaGGAAGGTGCTGATCTTGACCTGCCTGCAGCTAGCTGTGGCAGGGACCTGTGCTGCCTTCGCTCCCAACTTCCACATCTTCTGTGCCTTCCGGTTCCTCTCGGGCATGTCGGTGGCTGGCATCACCCTCAACAGTGTGACCCTGA ATATGGAGTGGATGCCCATCCACACGCGGGCTTACTTGAGCACCATGACTGGCTACGTCTACAGCCTGGGCCAGATCGTCCTGGCCGGCCTGGCCTACGCCATGCCCCACTGGCGCCACCTGCAGCTGCTGGTCTCCGTGCCTTTTTTCGCCTTCTTCATCTACTGCTG CTTCATCATCGAGTCCGCCCGATGGCACTTCTCCTCCGGGAGGCTGGACCTCACCCTCAAGGTCCTGAAGAGAGTGGCCTGGATCAATGGAAAGCGGGATGAGGGGGCCAAGCTCAGTCTGGAG GTCCTCCAGGCCAGCCTGCATAAGGAGCAGACCACAGGCAAAGGTCGGGCCTCGGCCATGGAACTGCTGCGCTGCCCAGCCTTGCGCCgcctcttcctctgcctctccgTGCTGTG GTTCGCCACTAGCTTTGCCTACTACGGGGTGGCCATGGACCTGCAAGGCTTTGGGGTTAGCATCTACCTAATCCAGATCATCTTCGGAGCTGTGGACCTGCCTGCCAAGCTTGTGGGCTTCCTCATCACCAACTTCGTGGGCCGCCGGCCTGCCCAGATGGCCTCCTTGCTCCTGGCTGGCATCTGCATCCTGATCAATGGGGTCGTCCCCAAGG ttCAGACCACAGTCCGAACCTTCCTCGCCGTGCTGGGGAAGGGCTGCCTGGCTGCCTCCTTCAACGGCATGTTACTGTACACTGGGGAGCTGTACCCCACCGTGATACG GCAGACGGGCCTGGGAATGGGCAGCACCATGGCCCGAGTGGGCAGCATCATAAGCCCACTGGTGAGCATGACCGCTGAGCTCCACCCCTCCGTGCCTTTCTTTATCTTCGGCATTGTCGCCATGGCTGCCAGCATTGTCACTCTCCTCCTGCCGGAGACCCTGGGCCGTCCACTGCCAGACACAGTGCAGGACATGGAAAACAG GGGAAGGAAACTGCAGGAAGAGCAGCAGAAACAGATGGTCCCGCTCCAGTCCTCGGCACAGAAGAGAATAGACTGA
- the SLC22A6 gene encoding solute carrier family 22 member 6 isoform X3: MAFNDLLKQLGGVGRFQQIQVTLVILPLLMTASHNMLQNFVAAIPTHHCRQPAHANLSEDGQLEAWLPRDGQGQPASCLRFTTPQWGPPFPNGTEANRTAATEPCTEGWIYDNSTFPSTIVTEWDLVCSYRALRQLAQSLYMAGVLLGAMVFGYLADRLGRRKVLILTCLQLAVAGTCAAFAPNFHIFCAFRFLSGMSVAGITLNSVTLNMEWMPIHTRAYLSTMTGYVYSLGQIVLAGLAYAMPHWRHLQLLVSVPFFAFFIYCCFIIESARWHFSSGRLDLTLKVLKRVAWINGKRDEGAKLSLEVLQASLHKEQTTGKGRASAMELLRCPALRRLFLCLSVLWFATSFAYYGVAMDLQGFGVSIYLIQIIFGAVDLPAKLVGFLITNFVGRRPAQMASLLLAGICILINGVVPKVQTTVRTFLAVLGKGCLAASFNGMLLYTGELYPTVIRQTGLGMGSTMARVGSIISPLVSMTAELHPSVPFFIFGIVAMAASIVTLLLPETLGRPLPDTVQDMENRRGRKLQEEQQKQMVPLQSSAQKRID, translated from the exons ATGGCCTTCAATGACCTCCTAAAGCAGTTGGGGGGCGTCGGCCGCTTCCAGCAGATCCAAGTCACTCTGGTGATCCTCCCCCTGCTCATGACAGCCTCCCACAACATGCTCCAGAACTTCGTCGCCGCCATCCCCACCCACCACTGCCGCCAGCCTGCCCACGCCAACCTCAGCGAGGACGGGCAGCTGGAGGCCTGGCTGCCCCGGGACGGGCAGGGGCAGCCTGCGTCCTGCCTCCGCTTCACCACCCCACAGTGGGGACCGCCCTTCCCCAACGGCACTGAGGCCAACCGCACAGCAGCGACAGAGCCCTGTACCGAGGGCTGGATCTACGACAATAGCACCTTCCCTTCCACCATCGTGACCGAG TGGGACCTTGTGTGTTCTTACCGGGCCTTACGCCAGCTGGCTCAGTCCTTGTACATGGCAGGGGTGCTTCTTGGAGCCATGGTATTTGGGTACCTGGCAGACAG gctgggccgcaGGAAGGTGCTGATCTTGACCTGCCTGCAGCTAGCTGTGGCAGGGACCTGTGCTGCCTTCGCTCCCAACTTCCACATCTTCTGTGCCTTCCGGTTCCTCTCGGGCATGTCGGTGGCTGGCATCACCCTCAACAGTGTGACCCTGA ATATGGAGTGGATGCCCATCCACACGCGGGCTTACTTGAGCACCATGACTGGCTACGTCTACAGCCTGGGCCAGATCGTCCTGGCCGGCCTGGCCTACGCCATGCCCCACTGGCGCCACCTGCAGCTGCTGGTCTCCGTGCCTTTTTTCGCCTTCTTCATCTACTGCTG CTTCATCATCGAGTCCGCCCGATGGCACTTCTCCTCCGGGAGGCTGGACCTCACCCTCAAGGTCCTGAAGAGAGTGGCCTGGATCAATGGAAAGCGGGATGAGGGGGCCAAGCTCAGTCTGGAG GTCCTCCAGGCCAGCCTGCATAAGGAGCAGACCACAGGCAAAGGTCGGGCCTCGGCCATGGAACTGCTGCGCTGCCCAGCCTTGCGCCgcctcttcctctgcctctccgTGCTGTG GTTCGCCACTAGCTTTGCCTACTACGGGGTGGCCATGGACCTGCAAGGCTTTGGGGTTAGCATCTACCTAATCCAGATCATCTTCGGAGCTGTGGACCTGCCTGCCAAGCTTGTGGGCTTCCTCATCACCAACTTCGTGGGCCGCCGGCCTGCCCAGATGGCCTCCTTGCTCCTGGCTGGCATCTGCATCCTGATCAATGGGGTCGTCCCCAAGG ttCAGACCACAGTCCGAACCTTCCTCGCCGTGCTGGGGAAGGGCTGCCTGGCTGCCTCCTTCAACGGCATGTTACTGTACACTGGGGAGCTGTACCCCACCGTGATACG GCAGACGGGCCTGGGAATGGGCAGCACCATGGCCCGAGTGGGCAGCATCATAAGCCCACTGGTGAGCATGACCGCTGAGCTCCACCCCTCCGTGCCTTTCTTTATCTTCGGCATTGTCGCCATGGCTGCCAGCATTGTCACTCTCCTCCTGCCGGAGACCCTGGGCCGTCCACTGCCAGACACAGTGCAGGACATGGAAAACAG GAGGGGAAGGAAACTGCAGGAAGAGCAGCAGAAACAGATGGTCCCGCTCCAGTCCTCGGCACAGAAGAGAATAGACTGA
- the SLC22A6 gene encoding solute carrier family 22 member 6 isoform X5 — translation MAFNDLLKQLGGVGRFQQIQVTLVILPLLMTASHNMLQNFVAAIPTHHCRQPAHANLSEDGQLEAWLPRDGQGQPASCLRFTTPQWGPPFPNGTEANRTAATEPCTEGWIYDNSTFPSTIVTEWDLVCSYRALRQLAQSLYMAGVLLGAMVFGYLADRSSEDPPPRTSPRASTPPPTQPGPWSSLLHRLGRRKVLILTCLQLAVAGTCAAFAPNFHIFCAFRFLSGMSVAGITLNSVTLNMEWMPIHTRAYLSTMTGYVYSLGQIVLAGLAYAMPHWRHLQLLVSVPFFAFFIYCWFATSFAYYGVAMDLQGFGVSIYLIQIIFGAVDLPAKLVGFLITNFVGRRPAQMASLLLAGICILINGVVPKVQTTVRTFLAVLGKGCLAASFNGMLLYTGELYPTVIRQTGLGMGSTMARVGSIISPLVSMTAELHPSVPFFIFGIVAMAASIVTLLLPETLGRPLPDTVQDMENRRGRKLQEEQQKQMVPLQSSAQKRID, via the exons ATGGCCTTCAATGACCTCCTAAAGCAGTTGGGGGGCGTCGGCCGCTTCCAGCAGATCCAAGTCACTCTGGTGATCCTCCCCCTGCTCATGACAGCCTCCCACAACATGCTCCAGAACTTCGTCGCCGCCATCCCCACCCACCACTGCCGCCAGCCTGCCCACGCCAACCTCAGCGAGGACGGGCAGCTGGAGGCCTGGCTGCCCCGGGACGGGCAGGGGCAGCCTGCGTCCTGCCTCCGCTTCACCACCCCACAGTGGGGACCGCCCTTCCCCAACGGCACTGAGGCCAACCGCACAGCAGCGACAGAGCCCTGTACCGAGGGCTGGATCTACGACAATAGCACCTTCCCTTCCACCATCGTGACCGAG TGGGACCTTGTGTGTTCTTACCGGGCCTTACGCCAGCTGGCTCAGTCCTTGTACATGGCAGGGGTGCTTCTTGGAGCCATGGTATTTGGGTACCTGGCAGACAG GTCCTCAGAAGACCCCCCTCCCAGGACCTCGCCCAGGgccagcacccctccccctacccaGCCGGGCCCCTGGTCCTCCCtcctccacaggctgggccgcaGGAAGGTGCTGATCTTGACCTGCCTGCAGCTAGCTGTGGCAGGGACCTGTGCTGCCTTCGCTCCCAACTTCCACATCTTCTGTGCCTTCCGGTTCCTCTCGGGCATGTCGGTGGCTGGCATCACCCTCAACAGTGTGACCCTGA ATATGGAGTGGATGCCCATCCACACGCGGGCTTACTTGAGCACCATGACTGGCTACGTCTACAGCCTGGGCCAGATCGTCCTGGCCGGCCTGGCCTACGCCATGCCCCACTGGCGCCACCTGCAGCTGCTGGTCTCCGTGCCTTTTTTCGCCTTCTTCATCTACTGCTG GTTCGCCACTAGCTTTGCCTACTACGGGGTGGCCATGGACCTGCAAGGCTTTGGGGTTAGCATCTACCTAATCCAGATCATCTTCGGAGCTGTGGACCTGCCTGCCAAGCTTGTGGGCTTCCTCATCACCAACTTCGTGGGCCGCCGGCCTGCCCAGATGGCCTCCTTGCTCCTGGCTGGCATCTGCATCCTGATCAATGGGGTCGTCCCCAAGG ttCAGACCACAGTCCGAACCTTCCTCGCCGTGCTGGGGAAGGGCTGCCTGGCTGCCTCCTTCAACGGCATGTTACTGTACACTGGGGAGCTGTACCCCACCGTGATACG GCAGACGGGCCTGGGAATGGGCAGCACCATGGCCCGAGTGGGCAGCATCATAAGCCCACTGGTGAGCATGACCGCTGAGCTCCACCCCTCCGTGCCTTTCTTTATCTTCGGCATTGTCGCCATGGCTGCCAGCATTGTCACTCTCCTCCTGCCGGAGACCCTGGGCCGTCCACTGCCAGACACAGTGCAGGACATGGAAAACAG GAGGGGAAGGAAACTGCAGGAAGAGCAGCAGAAACAGATGGTCCCGCTCCAGTCCTCGGCACAGAAGAGAATAGACTGA